A window from Manis javanica isolate MJ-LG chromosome 10, MJ_LKY, whole genome shotgun sequence encodes these proteins:
- the LOC108397752 gene encoding apolipoprotein L3 isoform X2 codes for MAMQDTDMPLETCLKRKEFLEALHRLKLYQDVYIRELYALADKVDKVHRDCTIANVVTASTGTVSGILSIVALALAPVTAGVSVVLLGTGIGLGIATTITGVSTSIVDYVSESSAKAKARCLVPTHVDLEKAIHQDLILLKEIYIQGLKCVMHHAIKLAKASCTAPAKSVMTTARIPFQSSGPVKTALGGAALTVSRGAQIAGITTSAISILCNLVNLVKESKHLHEGAKTQLAKELRQQAWKLERELQELMGIYESLSTGGPDS; via the coding sequence ATGGCCATGCAGGATACAGACATGCCCCTGGAAACATGTCTGAAGAGGAAGGAGTTTCTGGAAGCACTTCATCGATTAAAACTGTATCAGGATGTGTACATACGTGAGCTCTATGCGCTTGCAGACAAGGTTGACAAGGTCCACAGGGACTGCACCATTGCCAACGTGGTGACTGCGTCCACTGGCACTGTGTCTGGCATCCTGTCTATCGTTGCCCTGGCTCTGGCCCCCGTGACAGCAGGGGTCAGTGTGGTACTCTTGGGAACTGGGATAGGGCTGGGAATAGCCACAACTATCACTGGAGTGTCCACTAGCATCGTGGACTATGTAAGCGAGTCGTCAGCAAAAGCTAAAGCCAGATGTCTAGTACCGACTCACGTTGACTTAGAGAAGGCCATACATCAGGACCTTATTTTGCTAAAAGAGATATACATCCAAGGCCTGAAGTGTGTCATGCACCATGCCATCAAACTGGCCAAAGCCTCCTGCACAGCCCCAGCCAAGAGTGTCATGACCACTGCGAGAATCCCATTCCAAAGCAGTGGGCCGGTGAAAACAGCTTTAGGAGGTGCTGCTCTGACAGTGTCCAGGGGAGCCCAGATCGCAGGTATAACCACTTCTGCCATCTCCATTTTGTGTAACCTGGTCAACCTTGTGAAAGAGTCGAAGCACTTGCACGAGGGGGCAAAAACACAACTGGCTAAGGAGCTGAGGCAGcaggcctggaagctggagagGGAGTTGCAGGAGCTCATGGGGATCTATGAGAGTCTGTCCACGGGAGGGCCTGACTCGTGA
- the LOC108397752 gene encoding apolipoprotein L3 isoform X1, translating into MTSEHKRFLEEVTEYFRSTVSRQELNLLLTNRKTWERFVAEASLSSYEAGILHEALGKLKTDMAMQDTDMPLETCLKRKEFLEALHRLKLYQDVYIRELYALADKVDKVHRDCTIANVVTASTGTVSGILSIVALALAPVTAGVSVVLLGTGIGLGIATTITGVSTSIVDYVSESSAKAKARCLVPTHVDLEKAIHQDLILLKEIYIQGLKCVMHHAIKLAKASCTAPAKSVMTTARIPFQSSGPVKTALGGAALTVSRGAQIAGITTSAISILCNLVNLVKESKHLHEGAKTQLAKELRQQAWKLERELQELMGIYESLSTGGPDS; encoded by the exons ATGACCTCAG AGCACAAGAGGTTTCTTGAGGAGGTCACTGAGTACTTCCGGAGCACAGTGAGCAGGCAGGAACTGAACCTCCTGCTGACTAACCGCAAGACTTGGGAGAGATTTGTGGCTGAGGCCAGTTTGTCCAG CTATGAGGCAGGTATACTACATGAAGCTCTGGGTAAACTGAAAACAGACATGGCCATGCAGGATACAGACATGCCCCTGGAAACATGTCTGAAGAGGAAGGAGTTTCTGGAAGCACTTCATCGATTAAAACTGTATCAGGATGTGTACATACGTGAGCTCTATGCGCTTGCAGACAAGGTTGACAAGGTCCACAGGGACTGCACCATTGCCAACGTGGTGACTGCGTCCACTGGCACTGTGTCTGGCATCCTGTCTATCGTTGCCCTGGCTCTGGCCCCCGTGACAGCAGGGGTCAGTGTGGTACTCTTGGGAACTGGGATAGGGCTGGGAATAGCCACAACTATCACTGGAGTGTCCACTAGCATCGTGGACTATGTAAGCGAGTCGTCAGCAAAAGCTAAAGCCAGATGTCTAGTACCGACTCACGTTGACTTAGAGAAGGCCATACATCAGGACCTTATTTTGCTAAAAGAGATATACATCCAAGGCCTGAAGTGTGTCATGCACCATGCCATCAAACTGGCCAAAGCCTCCTGCACAGCCCCAGCCAAGAGTGTCATGACCACTGCGAGAATCCCATTCCAAAGCAGTGGGCCGGTGAAAACAGCTTTAGGAGGTGCTGCTCTGACAGTGTCCAGGGGAGCCCAGATCGCAGGTATAACCACTTCTGCCATCTCCATTTTGTGTAACCTGGTCAACCTTGTGAAAGAGTCGAAGCACTTGCACGAGGGGGCAAAAACACAACTGGCTAAGGAGCTGAGGCAGcaggcctggaagctggagagGGAGTTGCAGGAGCTCATGGGGATCTATGAGAGTCTGTCCACGGGAGGGCCTGACTCGTGA